GTTGACGACCTCCGGCAGCTGGTTGACGTCGAGCTCCATGGCGATCTCCTGAGTCCTTCCGGCGGGTGGGGCCCGCGATACTCCGGAGGGTATCAACCAGGGACCGCGGGACGGTGTTCCTGCCCCGGGGCCGGCAGCCGGGCCCCCGGAGAGCGGAGGAGCCGGAATAGATGTCCGGACACCTCGGTTCGAGTCGATACCCTCCGGGGTATATTCCCAGCGACCCCGGACCGAGAGCGAAGGAGCACCACCGCGATGCGCGAGGTCGACCTCGAGACGTTCGCCCAGGCCCACGCCGACGGGGGCCTGGTGATCGACGTCCGCGAACCGATGGAGTACGTCCAGGGCCACGTGCCCGGGGCCCGTCTCATCCCGATGGGCCACCTGCCCTCACAGATCGACGAGCTGCCGACCGACCGCCCGGTCTACGTCATCTGCGCGACCGGCAACCGCAGCCTGGCCATGACCTCGTACCTCATCCGGGCCGGTATCGACGCCTGGTCCGTCGCCGGGGGGACCAGCCGGTGGCAGGGCAGCGGCCGGCCGGTGGTCGCCGGACGGCACGCCAACGCCGCCTGAGCCCAGCCGGTCCTCCCCCGCGACGGCCCCGAAGGAGCACCATGACCTCCGCCACGATCATCCCCATCGAGACGCCGAGCCTCGGCGACCGCAGCTACCTCGTGCACGACGGCCGCGTCGCGCTCGTCGTCGACCCGCAGCGCGACATCGACCGCGTGCTCGACCTGGCCCGCGAGGCCGGCGTCACCGTGACCGACGTGTTCGAGACCCACCTCCACAACGACTACGTCACCGGAGGGCTGGCACTGGCCCGGGCGACGGGTGCCACGTACCACGTCAACGCCGAGGACGACGTCGCCTACGAGCGGCACCCGGTCCGTGACGGCGACGTCATCGAGGTTGGCGAGGACATGCGCGTCCGGGTCATCGCCACCCCCGGCCACACCTTCACCCACCTGTCCTACGCCCTCGAGGTCGACGGCCGGGCGGTCGGGGCGTTCACCGGCGGCTCCCTGCTGTTCGGCGCCACGGGCCGCCCCGACCTGCTCGGGCCCGAGCACACCGACGTCCTGGTGCGGCACCAGCACGCCTCGGCCCACCGGCTCGCCGGCGAGCTGCCCGACGAGGCCGGCGTCTTCCCCACGCACGGCTTCGGCTCGTTCTGCTCGGCCGGCCAGTCCGAGGCGGTCGCCTCGACCATCGGACAGGAGAAGCGCACCAACCCGGCGCTCACCCAGGACGAGCAGGCGTACGTCGAGGAGCTGCTCGCCGGCCTGGACGCCTGGCCGGCCTACTACGCGCACATGGGGCCGGCGAACGCTGCCGGGCCCGGGGCCCCCGACCTGTCGGCCCCGAGGCCGGTCGACGCCGACGAGCTGCGGGGCCGCCTCGAGCGCGGCGAGTGGGTCGTCGACCTGCGCACCCGCACCGCCTTCGCGGCCGGGCACGTGGCCGGGACCCTGAACTTCGGCCTCGACGGCCAGTTCGCGACCTACCTCGGCTGGCTCATCCCGTGGGGGACGCCGCTGACCCTGCTCGGCGAGTCCGAGGAGCAGGTCGCCGAGGCCCGGCGCGAGCTCGTCCGGATCGGGATCGACGAGCTGCAGGGGGCGGCCACGGGCACCCCGCAGGAGTGGGCCGGTGGCCGCGAGCTGGCCAGCTACCCGCTCGCCACCTTCGCCGACCTCGCCCGGGTGCGCCACCACCGACCGGTTACCGTGCTCGACGTCCGGCGCGAGCCCGAGTTCACCGAGGCGCACATCGACGGCGCGCTGAACATCCCGGTCCACGAGCTCCTCGACCGGGTCGGCGAGGTGCCGGCCGGGGAGATCTGGGTCCACTGCGCCGGTGGCTACCGGGCATCGGTGGCCGCGTCCTTCCTCACCGCGGCCGGTCGCACGGTCACCTCGGTGGACGACTCGTTCGACCAGGCGCAGCGCACCGGCCTGCCCGTCGTCCGGGCAGACGCCACCCGGGCCGCCTGAGCCCGCAGGACCACGTGCGACGGCGGTGGCCGCGTCCGAGGGACGCGGCCACCGCCGTCCTCTCCCCTCCGGGATCAGGGGTCTGTCGGCGCCACCTCGACCACCGACAGCTCGATCTCCGGAGGGTGCTCCAGGGTGTGGTGCACGGTGCAGCCGCCGGCCACCGCGGCGAAGCGGTCCCGCCGGTCCGCCGGGAGCGCGACCGGTGGCGTGACACGGACCCGGACGGTCCCGACCCGGGCCGGCCGGTCGGTGGCCAGCTCCCAGTCGAGGTGGACGGCGAGACCGTCCCGGTCGATGCCGTGCCGGTCGCAGAAGCGGCCCGTGTAGAAGGCGACGCAGGAGGCGAGGCCGGCGAGGAACAGCTCGGTCGGCGTGGGCGCGGTGTCCCCGCCCCCGAGCGCCGCTGGCTGGTCGACGACCACCTCGTGGCCCCGGATGTCGATCGCGTACCTGTCCCCGCCCAGCGGGCGGACGGCCATGGAGTCCACGGTCGGTCTCTCCTTCGTCGTGACCGGAGCCGGGTCGCGGCCCGGTCGCTCTGCGAGGGTTCAGATGAAGAGCAGCTGGGCGCCCTCGGTCTTCTCGATGAAGTCGGCGGCGGAGATGATCCCGTCCACGCCCTCGTAGAGGTCGGCCTCGGTGATGTGGTTCATGTCCGCGCTCATCCGGCAGGCCCACAGCCGGGCGCCGGAGTCCTTGACCAGCTCGAGGAAGTCCGGCACCTCGGGGACCCCCACCTCGGCGATGGAGCGCTTGAGCCGGGAGGTGGCCAGGGTGGTCATCCCCGGCAGCCCGCCCAGTCCCTGGGGCATGTGCGTCGCGGTGTTCCCGAGCATCGTGAACTTCAGGTCGTGCATGGTCTTCCTGGTGATGAGGTCGAACCCCCAGAAGGTGAAGAACAGGTCGACCTCGACGCCTTCCCCGAGGGCGGCGTTGCCCAGGACGAGTCCCGGGTAGGCCATGTCGAGCGTGCCCTTGGAGATGATGATGGCGAGCTTGCGGCCGGTCTCCTCGTCGTCGAACGACGGGACGACGGGCTGGGTCTGCGTGGCGGTCATGACGCGGGTCCTCTCGAGGCGGTGGTGCCGGCTCAGACGCAGCCGTGCGGCTTGGGGAGTCCGGCGATGTAGGCCATCTTCTTCGCCGGCTTCTTCGGGAAGAGCTGGAACAGCTGCTTGGTGGGGAACCCGCCGACCGTCTGGACGCGGCGGATGGTCGCCGTCTCCCCCGTCTGCGCGTAGTCCTTGCGCAGGAACTCGATGACCTTCATGTGCTCGTCGGTGAGCTCGATGCCGATGTTCTGGGCGAGGGTGCGGGCCAGCTCGGGGCTCCACTCCTGCGGAGAGGTGAGGAAGCCCTCGTCGTCGACGTGCACGTCGTGGCCGGCGATTGTGGTGACAGGCATGGTTCAGGACTCCTGGTTCTCGACGATCTTGCCCGACATGGACATGAGGGTGGGCACCGGCAGGCGGTGACCGGGCAGCAGCAGGTTCCAGTACATGTGCCGGAACGCGAGCTTGCCCATGTGGTTGATGCGGCTCTCCTCGAGCAGCCGCATCGGGCCCACCTTCGGCAGCGGGAACGTCCCACGCAGCGGCTCGGTGTCGTAGTTGAAGTCGATGAGCAGCGCCTTGCCGTCGCCGGACTCGATGAAGCAGTTCGCGTGGCCGTCGAACTCGTGCGTCATCGGGTGCCCGGCGATGTGCTGGACGAAGTTCTCCACGAACACCTCGACGGCGAAGTGCGCGACTGCACCGGCCTTGGAGGCGGGGATGTTCGACGCGTCGCCGAGGGCGAACACGTTGTCGTAGGTGGTCGACAACAGGGTGTGCTTGTCGACCGGCACGTAGTTGAGCTCGTCCCCCATGCCGGAGCGGGCCACGTAGTCGGCGCCCATGTTGAGCGGCACGGTGACGAGGAGGTCGAAGGGCACCTCCCGCTCGTCGAACGAGACGATCGCCCTGCTGTCCGCGTCGACGCGCTCGATCATGAAGTCGCTCTCGAGGAGGATCTTCTTGTCCTCCAGGAGGTGGCCCAGCGCCTCGCTGGCGATCGGCTTGGTGAACGCGCCGGGCAGCGGGGTCGCGTAGACGAGCTCGACCTGGTCGCGGATCCCTCGCCGGCGCAGGTAGGAGTCCGCCAGGAAGACGAACTCCAGCGGCGCCACCGGGCACTTGATCGGCATCTCGGTGACGTGGACGACGAGCCGGCCACCGGTGAAGCCCCGCAGCGCCTCGCGCAGGGCCATCGCGCCGTCGAAGCTGTAGAACTCGTGCACGCTGCGGTGCCACTGCCCGCCGTCGAGCATCCCCGGGGTCTGGTCGGGTCGCGGGCTCGTGCCGGTGGCGACGACGAGGTAGTCGTACGGCACCCGGCGGCCGTCGGCGAGGACCACGACGTCCTCCTCGGGCAGCACGCGGTCGATCTCGCCGCGGACGAAGTCGACGCCCTCGGGGATGAACTTCCGGGTGGGCTTGAGAACCTGCTCGGGCTCGTAGGTGCCGAACGGCAGGAACAGGTACCCCGGTTGGTAGTAGTGCACCTCGCTCTGCTCGACGACGGTGATGCTCCACTGCTCACCGAGCCGCTTGCGGAGCTTGTTCACGACCATCGTGCCGGCGGTACCAGCACCTAGGACGACCAGACGCCTCATCGCGGACCTCCTTCGGTGACGAACCTAGGCCCGGATACCACGGGGGGTACCTGCCGGAAGTCCCGACCTGGACGGACCGAGGACCTGTCCCCGGCAGGTCCGCCGCGCCCGGTCAGCCGTAGAAGACGCGCTCCATCACCGCTCGGGCGCGCCGGGCGCAGCGCAGGTGGTCCTCCTCGAGGTCGGCCGCCGCGCCGGGGGGGTAGCCGAGCAGTCGGGCGACGCCCTCGAGGTCGCGCCGCGACTCCGGGAGCACGTCCGTCGGCCGCCCTCGCCACAGGGCGGCGGCGTTGCGGATCCGGGACGCCGACCGCCAGGCCTCCGTGAGCACCGCGGCGTCGTCCGGGTCGAGCAGGGCCGCGGCCGAGGCGGCGGCGAGGGCAGCGGTCGTCGACGGCGTCCGCAGGGCAGGCACGGCGGCGGCGTGCCGGAGCTGGAGCAGCTGGGCCACCCACTCGACGTCCGCCAGACCACCGGGGCCGAGCTTCAGGTGCCGGCGCGGGTCCCGCCCACGGGGGATCCGCTCCCGCTCCACCCTGGCCTTGACCCGGCGGATCTCCCGGACCGCTGCGGCGTCCAGGCCGCCGACGGGGTAGCGCAGCGGGTCGACGAGCTCCGTGAACGCCCCGGCCAGCGCCTCGTCCCCGGCCACCGGCACGGCGCGCAGCAGGGCCTGCCGCTCCCAGGGCTGGGCCCACCGCCGGTAGTACTCGGCGTAGGAGTCCAGTGTCCGGGCGACGGGTCCGTTACGGCCCTCCGGCCGCAGGCCGGTGTCGATCCCGACCGGCAGGTCCGGCCCCGCGGCGGTCAGCAGCCGCTGCAGCTCGGTCACCGTCGCGACCGCCGCCTCCTGAGCCAGCGCCTCCGGCGCACCGGGCAGCGGCCGGTGCACGACGACGACGTCGGCGTCGCTGCCGTACCCGAGCTCACCGCCGCCGAGCCGGCCCATCCCGACGACGCTCACCGAGGTCGGCAACGGCCCAGCGGTGCGTTCCTCCACGACGCGGACGGCGGCCCGCAGCCCGACGTCGAGCGCGACGACGGTGGCGTCGGTGAGCGCTTCGGCCACGGCGTCGTCGTCCAGCAGGCCGACGACGTCGGCGATCGCCGTCCGGAGCACCTCCCGGGTCCGGATGCCGCGGGCGACGGCGACCGCTGCGCGCGGGTCCTGCTGGCGGTCGGCGGCGGTGCGGGCCTCGGTGAGCAGGGCCTCCCGCCCTGGCGGACGCAGCGACTCGTCCGAGCCGAGCCATCGGGTCGCCTCGGCCTCCTTCTCGAGCAGCTCGGCGACGAGCCGGCTGCCCGACAGGACGTGCGCCAGCCGCTCGGCCGCGGCACCGGAGTCGCGGAGCATCTTGAGGTACCAGTGCGTCGCGCCCAGCTCGTCGCTGACCCGGCGGAAGGCGAGCAGTCCGGCGTCCGGGTCGGCTCCGTCGGCGAACCAGCCGAGCAGCACGGGCAGCAGCTGACGCTGGATGGCGGCCCGGCGGCTGACACCCTCGGTCAACGCCGTGAGGTGGTGCAGCGCGCCGGCCGGGTCGACGTAGCCCAGAGCCTGCAGCCGGGAGCGGGCCGCCTCCGGGGTGAGCCGTACCTCGTCGGTCGACAGCCGGGCCGCGGCCGCCAGCAGCGGACGGTAGAACAGCCGCTCGTGCAGCCGGCGTACCTCTCGGCGCGTCTGCTGCCACTGCCGCTCCAGGGTGTCGGCGTCCCGCAGACCACAGGCCCGGGCGAGGCGGCGCAGCTCCTCCCGCCCGGTCGGCAGCAGGTGCGTCCGGCGCAGCCGGTGCAGCTGCAGCCGGTGCTCGAGCACCCGCAGCCAGCGGTAGGCCAGGTCCAGGTCCGCGGCGTCGTCCCGACCGACGTAGCCGGTGCGGGACAGCGCCTCCAGCGCCTCGAGCGTGTTCCCGCTGCGCAGCCGGTCGTCGGTGCGCCCGTGCACCAGCTGGAGCAGCTGGACGGTGAACTCGACGTCGCGCAGCCCGCCCGCACCCAGCTTGAGCTGGCGGTCGGCCTGCCGGGACGGGACGTGCTCCTCCACCCGCCGGCGCATGGCCTGGACGTCGGCGACGAACCCGTCCCGTTCGGCGGCCCGCCACACCATCGGCGTGATCGCCTCGACGTAGGCGCGACCGAGGTCGGCGTCCCCGGCCACCGGCCGGGCCTTGAGCAGCGCCTGGAACTCCCACGTCCGGGCCCAGCGCTCGTAGTAGGCGACGTGACTGGCCAGCGTCCGGACCAGCGGGCCGTTGCGGCCCTCCGGGCGCAGTGCGGCGTCCACCGGCCACAGTGCCCCCTCTCCGGTGGGGCCGGAGCAGGCGCGCGCCATCCCGGTGGCCAGCCGGGCGGCGACCTCCAGGGCACGCTCCTCCTCGACACCGTCGGCCGGCTCGGCGACGTAGACCACGTCGACGTCGCTGACGTAGTTGAGCTCCCGTCCGCCGGTCTTGCCCATCGCCACGACGGCGAGCCGGGCGTCGCGGGCGTCCT
This DNA window, taken from Kineosporiaceae bacterium SCSIO 59966, encodes the following:
- a CDS encoding rhodanese-like domain-containing protein — protein: MREVDLETFAQAHADGGLVIDVREPMEYVQGHVPGARLIPMGHLPSQIDELPTDRPVYVICATGNRSLAMTSYLIRAGIDAWSVAGGTSRWQGSGRPVVAGRHANAA
- a CDS encoding NAD(P)/FAD-dependent oxidoreductase, producing the protein MRRLVVLGAGTAGTMVVNKLRKRLGEQWSITVVEQSEVHYYQPGYLFLPFGTYEPEQVLKPTRKFIPEGVDFVRGEIDRVLPEEDVVVLADGRRVPYDYLVVATGTSPRPDQTPGMLDGGQWHRSVHEFYSFDGAMALREALRGFTGGRLVVHVTEMPIKCPVAPLEFVFLADSYLRRRGIRDQVELVYATPLPGAFTKPIASEALGHLLEDKKILLESDFMIERVDADSRAIVSFDEREVPFDLLVTVPLNMGADYVARSGMGDELNYVPVDKHTLLSTTYDNVFALGDASNIPASKAGAVAHFAVEVFVENFVQHIAGHPMTHEFDGHANCFIESGDGKALLIDFNYDTEPLRGTFPLPKVGPMRLLEESRINHMGKLAFRHMYWNLLLPGHRLPVPTLMSMSGKIVENQES
- a CDS encoding bifunctional [glutamine synthetase] adenylyltransferase/[glutamine synthetase]-adenylyl-L-tyrosine phosphorylase; this translates as MSAATGRPRSRTGRLARLGFTDAERAGRLLADPVLRPLLDPSSGEPDEELLTALGATADPELALLGLLRLLEACGQDRDLARVLRDGGAARDRLLAVLGASAALADHLSRHPEHWRVLEDDTATPADPRTDLLLAVGADPQAAEPVAAAAGQPGYDLMRTAYRRRLLALAGRDLTAADPVAVVDDVAAALADLAAAALEAGLALARAELGEDARDARLAVVAMGKTGGRELNYVSDVDVVYVAEPADGVEEERALEVAARLATGMARACSGPTGEGALWPVDAALRPEGRNGPLVRTLASHVAYYERWARTWEFQALLKARPVAGDADLGRAYVEAITPMVWRAAERDGFVADVQAMRRRVEEHVPSRQADRQLKLGAGGLRDVEFTVQLLQLVHGRTDDRLRSGNTLEALEALSRTGYVGRDDAADLDLAYRWLRVLEHRLQLHRLRRTHLLPTGREELRRLARACGLRDADTLERQWQQTRREVRRLHERLFYRPLLAAAARLSTDEVRLTPEAARSRLQALGYVDPAGALHHLTALTEGVSRRAAIQRQLLPVLLGWFADGADPDAGLLAFRRVSDELGATHWYLKMLRDSGAAAERLAHVLSGSRLVAELLEKEAEATRWLGSDESLRPPGREALLTEARTAADRQQDPRAAVAVARGIRTREVLRTAIADVVGLLDDDAVAEALTDATVVALDVGLRAAVRVVEERTAGPLPTSVSVVGMGRLGGGELGYGSDADVVVVHRPLPGAPEALAQEAAVATVTELQRLLTAAGPDLPVGIDTGLRPEGRNGPVARTLDSYAEYYRRWAQPWERQALLRAVPVAGDEALAGAFTELVDPLRYPVGGLDAAAVREIRRVKARVERERIPRGRDPRRHLKLGPGGLADVEWVAQLLQLRHAAAVPALRTPSTTAALAAASAAALLDPDDAAVLTEAWRSASRIRNAAALWRGRPTDVLPESRRDLEGVARLLGYPPGAAADLEEDHLRCARRARAVMERVFYG
- a CDS encoding TusE/DsrC/DsvC family sulfur relay protein, with amino-acid sequence MPVTTIAGHDVHVDDEGFLTSPQEWSPELARTLAQNIGIELTDEHMKVIEFLRKDYAQTGETATIRRVQTVGGFPTKQLFQLFPKKPAKKMAYIAGLPKPHGCV
- a CDS encoding MBL fold metallo-hydrolase encodes the protein MTSATIIPIETPSLGDRSYLVHDGRVALVVDPQRDIDRVLDLAREAGVTVTDVFETHLHNDYVTGGLALARATGATYHVNAEDDVAYERHPVRDGDVIEVGEDMRVRVIATPGHTFTHLSYALEVDGRAVGAFTGGSLLFGATGRPDLLGPEHTDVLVRHQHASAHRLAGELPDEAGVFPTHGFGSFCSAGQSEAVASTIGQEKRTNPALTQDEQAYVEELLAGLDAWPAYYAHMGPANAAGPGAPDLSAPRPVDADELRGRLERGEWVVDLRTRTAFAAGHVAGTLNFGLDGQFATYLGWLIPWGTPLTLLGESEEQVAEARRELVRIGIDELQGAATGTPQEWAGGRELASYPLATFADLARVRHHRPVTVLDVRREPEFTEAHIDGALNIPVHELLDRVGEVPAGEIWVHCAGGYRASVAASFLTAAGRTVTSVDDSFDQAQRTGLPVVRADATRAA
- a CDS encoding OsmC family protein, with the protein product MAVRPLGGDRYAIDIRGHEVVVDQPAALGGGDTAPTPTELFLAGLASCVAFYTGRFCDRHGIDRDGLAVHLDWELATDRPARVGTVRVRVTPPVALPADRRDRFAAVAGGCTVHHTLEHPPEIELSVVEVAPTDP